In the genome of Cynocephalus volans isolate mCynVol1 chromosome 10, mCynVol1.pri, whole genome shotgun sequence, the window ttcaattttttgggaAAGGTcatatcaaagaagaaatttgtaTATGTCCACAGATTCAAACGGGACGATTAACACTAGTGAGTAGATGATAAAAAGTGAGatatttcctttaaattaaaGAAAGTCTGAATAATTATACCTTTTCAGATATAAATAGGCTAACACTTGGCTGAGTGAATCACTGTCAATGGAAGGACTCAATAGAGGGGAAGGACATTCATCCAAGGGAGACATTGTAAAGTCATGATTATATGAGGTGGCTGTTGGCTGTTCATTGAATGTTGCTTTTACATAATTCACCAACAGACAACCCCACCTACATGGAAGAAGAAAACCACACAGAACTTTCAGAATTTCTCCTCCAGGGCCTCTCAGAGGATCCACAACTCCAACCTATGCTCCTTGAACTGTTCCTGTCCATGTACCTGGTCACATTGGTCGGAaacctgctcatcatcctggcTGTAATCTCagactcccacctccacacccccatgtacttcttcctctccaacctgTCCCTTGCTGACATCTGTTTCACCTCCACCACAGTCCCAAAGATGCTGGTGAACATCCGGGCACAGAGCAAAGACATCTCCTATATAGGGTGCCTCACTCAGATGTTTTTTTTCACAGTGTTTGGTGGACTAGATAATTTTCTACTGAtggtgatggcctatgaccggtaCGCGGCCATCTGCCACCCCCTGCACTATACGGTCATCATGAACCCTCGCTTCTGTGTCCTGTCGGTTCTGATGTCTTGGATCATCATTTTCTGGGTAGCCCTGGCTCACATTCTACTGATGATTGGGCTGAACTTCTCTCCAGGAACTGAGATTCCACATTTCTTCTGTGACTTTGCTCAGCTTCTCAAGGTAGCCCACTCTGATACCCTCATCAATTACGTCTTCTTGTACGTAGCAACTGCACTGCTGGGTGTGTTTCCCGTCACAGGGATCCTCTTCTCTTACTCTAAGATTGTCTCCTCCTTAATGCAAATGTCCTCCACTGCAGGCAAGTATAAAGCATTTTCCACTTGTGGGTCTCACCTCTCTGTGGTCTCCTTGTTTTATGGAACTGGACTTGGGGTCTATCTCAGCTCTTCTGTGACCCATTCTCCCCAAAGtagctcagtttcctcagttatGTACACTGTGGTCACCCCCATGctgaaccccttcatctacagcctgaggagCAAGGATGTGAAGGGGGCCTTGGGAAGACTCCTCAGCAGAGCAGCCTCTTGTCTGTGAAGCATCACTGGCCTCAGAACGAGATGCACATGTGGGCTCCTAAGGCCATTTTGTGAATTTAAATATTCTGGCTCTTGTTCTCCCCCATAAGATTTTGTGGGGGAGAAATTGCCTATGACTttgctttgatttatttttgtattagttGTCTGATAAACTCCCTCAGTAATTGCTTTTTGAGTGTATATACATACAGCCTCCTTAAGTTCCacctttttaagttattttaaagccATCCCTAAAAATTCAAACTTCAGATTGAAGGTACTATTAATGTCAAGTGCTGTCATGGTCTTTCCCCAAATTATCCTCTCAAACATAGATTTTCTTCACCTTAGTTtagttgtggttttgtttttctcaggaaTAACTGGAATCAAATTTATACAATACTCAAGTGAAAGTGCTTACCATATCAGGGCTGTGCTTGTTGCTTTACATAtatgaattcatttaatcctGAAACAATTTCTTTGAAAGATTTTCTCTCAATCAgcacattttacagaggaagagacTCACATTGATCTGGACTGTAACCTAGTAACTGGGCAGTGAGCTCACACTCCTAACTCTCATAGGAATATGATGTGATTTTAAATCAAAACTGGAGACTGAATTTGAAAGCTGGTTGATTTGTAAGGTTCATTGTAATATACAGCCCAGGATATCTCTAGATGTTGTTTCATTCTTCatgtttctttcctcctccctccgcccttcccttctttcccttcttttcttttttcctttcttacttccctcctttctttcctgtttacttccttcattccctccttccactgtttctttttccttttggctgTTTTACAGATTAATATTAACTTGATCCATTTCTTATTATGGCTACTTCTGCCTATGTAGACACAAAATATACTAAAAGAGCCATccattctgatattttctttgtaCCACATGAAGCTCGATCATTTGGAGAGTGGAAACACAATAGAACAAATCCCTTAATAAGGGAGCTTTGAGAATTCAACCCTCGGGATACTGGAGACTTACTTCAAAGAGGCCCTCGTTGCCCCGACCTGATATTCTCTGATCCAGCCTTGCTGAAAACCCAATGGTTTTATCAGAAACAGTTCAAGGAGAAGACAAAGCTTCTGGGATAACAGTCACACAGTGTCAGTGTGTCCCACTGAGGTCTGCTGTGTGTGGTAAGACAAAAAGAGGACAGTGGGTACTGGCCTTAACCTCTAGAATAATGAGCCTGGGTCAGTCCCATGCTTATTTCTTTAGCCTATGAAGGTGGAGTCCCTTGAAGGGACTTTAGTTTCTGCTAAAATGAATCTTTCCCAGATCtcgttgtttctttctttctttctttctttctttctttctttctttctttctttctttctttcttctttctttctttctttttttctttctagaatatCTCTCTGTAATAAGATTTAGAAATGGCCATTCCTGGAATGTGTTATTTTTTGGAATGTCTTCtccatattttcttcattctttcctaaCCATTGAAGGTTGCTGTTAGATTTCCTGTATTcaattgtttgtttgttaattacTCACAGATCTACTACACACGAGGTAcactctaatttctttttaatgtaattggattttttttttatatttcacctATTTTTGCTGCAGATCAGACTTACTGATATCACTGAATAGTTCTATATTattgttgttggtttgtttgtttttaacctcAATGTCCACAGTACAATACAAATAATATAACTATTTCCGATGTTTGGTACACAAGCCAATATCCTTTTCTTATCTGACTAATCTATTTAAATGTTCAGGAGAATATCAAAAGACGAATGTTGTAGTGGACTGCTTTGGTCTATTCATGAATTTTCCAAATATGTTgtcatattttaatgtaaaatatccTGCTTTCTGTGGTTTTCATACAACAATTCTTTATGGGGTTAAGAAGGTGCCTCTAGTTTCTACATGTCCCAAGAATCTTTTCTGAGTCTGCTAACCAAGGT includes:
- the LOC134388148 gene encoding olfactory receptor 7D4-like → MEEENHTELSEFLLQGLSEDPQLQPMLLELFLSMYLVTLVGNLLIILAVISDSHLHTPMYFFLSNLSLADICFTSTTVPKMLVNIRAQSKDISYIGCLTQMFFFTVFGGLDNFLLMVMAYDRYAAICHPLHYTVIMNPRFCVLSVLMSWIIIFWVALAHILLMIGLNFSPGTEIPHFFCDFAQLLKVAHSDTLINYVFLYVATALLGVFPVTGILFSYSKIVSSLMQMSSTAGKYKAFSTCGSHLSVVSLFYGTGLGVYLSSSVTHSPQSSSVSSVMYTVVTPMLNPFIYSLRSKDVKGALGRLLSRAASCL